Proteins encoded within one genomic window of Suricata suricatta isolate VVHF042 chromosome 17, meerkat_22Aug2017_6uvM2_HiC, whole genome shotgun sequence:
- the LOC115281641 gene encoding leucine-rich repeat-containing protein 37A3-like, giving the protein MGTTQVSLTTIESILMLTLELEKLILPTRMACCLCQFKTTIEVVCKTVKLHCDSECLTNATLCDEGESIRNAGSFMKVLTARKKSTSTELTIEAEKVSSEKNGVGFLALKNEQLDLTDESDVITALNYILPYFSDGNLEDIESALLPFIKLLFSNVQEGDNPVGHLTSDTQAPPLKPGSNNSTFKNKLRKLNFLENFLDTEIQEKIDEVKDKEKTAMLLHSRVLGPKLKRQIFPKKLDTARPQEKSPGKGESVGTKMLRVSRVIKGPKGMRKRRLKAVGRQNIQRKEKAQAFVENEAKEGQLGRPSPRELERLPGTQRPGKLVGSTFNTEPSFIQAHKTGVKSILKLHSLGRPSASTAPKSPAEVKMTFQRGQGHTIVSRQRVRCIVSNWCLVSQGRGPQRNLFIDFRA; this is encoded by the exons ATGGGAACGACACAGGTGTCACTTACAACAATTGAGAGCATTCTCATGCTGACCTTGGAATTGGAAAAACT GATTTTACCTACCCGTATGGCCTGCTGTCTCTGCCAATTTAAAACTACTATTGAGGTTGTCTGCAAGACAGTCAAGCTGCACTGTGACAGTGAATGTCTGACAAATGCCACACTTTGCG ATGAGGGAGAATCTATAAGGAATGCAGGGTCATTCATGAAGGTATTGACAGCTCGGAAGAAGAGCACCAGCACCGAGCTGACTATTGAGGCAGAGAAGGTGTCCTCAGAAAAAAATGGTGTTGGTTTCTTAGCCTTGAAGAATGAGCAACTAGACCTTACTGATGAAAGTGATGTCATTACTGCACTGAATTACATATTGCCTTACTTCTCAGATGGAAATCTAGAAGACATAGAATCAGCTTTATTACCATTCATTAAACTTCTGTTTTCAAATGTGCAAGAGGGAGACAATCCCGTGGGTCACTTGACAAGTGACACACAAGCACCTCCTCTAAAGCCTGGATCCAACAATTCAACCTTCAAGAATAAACTAAGGAAACtcaattttctggaaaatttcttAGATACAGAAATTCAGGAAAAGATTGATGaagttaaagacaaagaaaaaactgcCATGCTTCTACATTCCAGGGTTTTAGGTCCCAAGTTGAAACGTCAAATCTTTCCAAAGAAATTGGACACTGCCCGACCGCAGGAAAAGAGCCCAGGCAAGGGTGAGAGCGTAGGGACAAAGATGCTGCGCGTGAGCAGGGTCATCAAGGGCCCAAAGGGCATGCGGAAAAGGCGCTTGAAAGCAGTGGGACGTCAGAACatccagaggaaagagaaggccCAGGCGTTTGTGGAGAACGAGGCCAAAGAAGGACAGCTCGGGAGACCATCCCCAAGGGAGCTGGAGCGTCTTCCCGGGACACAGAGGCCTGGGAAGTTAGTGGGAAGCACCTTCAATACAGAGCCCTCGTTCATACAGGCACACAAGACAGGGGTCAAGTCTATCCTGAAACTACACTCGTTGGGTAGGCCTTCTGCCTCCACCGCTCCAAAATCCCCAGCTGAGgtgaaaa TGACCTTCCAGAGGGGCCAGGGACACACCATTGTCTCCAGGCAGCGGGTCAGGTGCATCGTGAGTAACTGGTGTTTGGTGAGCCAGGGGCGAGGGCCCCAGAGGAACCTGTTCATTGACTTCAGAGCCTAA